The following nucleotide sequence is from Achromobacter spanius.
AAGAGTCGATCCGCTGCGCCATGCGCGCACGGAAACGGTTTGATGCCCGCTGCAATTGCCAACGCATGATCAGCAACATGAGCGCGGACAGCACGAAAGCGATATACGGCAACATGACCCCACCGATTTGCAGGCTGGAACTGTCGCGAGGGGCTGTGCAGATAACGGTGCCGGCCGCCGCGCCGGTGTAATGCATGCCGCACACGGCCACCGCCATCAAAATGGCCGCGCCGCCGCGCTGAAACTCGTTCTGAGTATTGAATGCCAGCCACAGTGCGGCTGACGCGGCAATTACGGCGATAAGCACCGATAAAACGACAATCGGCAAATTCCACAGCAACACGGCCGGCATGCGCATGGCGCCCATACCCAGATAATGCATGGCGGCCACCCCTAAGCCAGCGGCCAAACCGCCCATCACGCAACGGCCGAACGTGAAGTTGGCGCGGCCGACATACCAGAACGCCCAACCGGAAAAACCGGCCGCCACGACGAAGCTCAGTGTGGTCAGGCCAAGCTGATAACCCACGTCGAATGGCAGGTTTTGAGCCTGCATGCCAATGAAGTGCATGCTCCAGATACCGACGCCGCCCATCGCCACGGCGCCGATGATGATGTAACCGATACGGATGTCACCGTCCTGAGTTTCAGTGCGTATGCCCGCCGCCGCCAGCAAGGCGACGTATGAACCCAGCACCGCCGTGAGAAAAGACAAGGCAACCAGACCACCATTGAATGAAAGCGGAACGATATCGCCCGGGTTCATGAACGGCTCCGATGAAAACGCCGGCATCCAAGGAGCGGGATCGGTTGATCGCGCCGTGCATTACTGGGGTGATGCGCGCCCATTTTGGGAACTCCCGGTGGCTCATAACCGATATGTTTTTGATACGTTTATATAGTCTTATCTATTAACATTTAATACACATCAGGGTTATTACCTATATTCACGATAATGCGGGCACAGACATGTAACAGATA
It contains:
- a CDS encoding MHYT domain-containing protein — encoded protein: MNPGDIVPLSFNGGLVALSFLTAVLGSYVALLAAAGIRTETQDGDIRIGYIIIGAVAMGGVGIWSMHFIGMQAQNLPFDVGYQLGLTTLSFVVAAGFSGWAFWYVGRANFTFGRCVMGGLAAGLGVAAMHYLGMGAMRMPAVLLWNLPIVVLSVLIAVIAASAALWLAFNTQNEFQRGGAAILMAVAVCGMHYTGAAAGTVICTAPRDSSSLQIGGVMLPYIAFVLSALMLLIMRWQLQRASNRFRARMAQRIDSFIESAPVAEPGKAPGSTLGPG